A stretch of Lepidochelys kempii isolate rLepKem1 chromosome 14, rLepKem1.hap2, whole genome shotgun sequence DNA encodes these proteins:
- the HGS gene encoding hepatocyte growth factor-regulated tyrosine kinase substrate isoform X2: MGRGGGTFERLLDKATSQLLLETDWESILQICDMIRQGDTQAKYAVGAIKKKVNDKNPHVALYALEVMESVVKNCGQTVHDEVANKQTMEELKELFKRQVEVNVRNKILYLIQAWAHAFRNEPKYKVVQDTYQIMKVEGHVFPEFKESDAMFAAERAPDWVDAEECHRCRVQFGVVTRKHHCRACGQIFCGKCSSKYSTIPKFGIEKEVRVCEPCYEHLNKKADGKTAATTELPPEYLTSPLSQQSQLPPKRDETALQEEEELQLAIALSQSEAEEKERMRQKTTYSVYPKAEPTPVTSTAPPVSTLYSSPVNSSAPLAEDIDPELARYLNRNYWEKKQEEVRKSPTPSAPLSLSEPATQPGEAHPIPLGVVEQQYQNGESEENHEQFLKALQNAVTTFVNRMKSNHMRGRSITNDSAVLSLFQSINSMHPQLLELLNQLDERRLYYEGLQDKLAQTRDARGALNALRDEHREKLRRAAEEAERQRQIQLAQKLEIMRQKKQEYLEMQRQLAIQRLQEQEKERQMRLEQQKQTIQMRAQMPAFSLPYAQLQAMPAAGGVIYQPSGPTSFPGTFSPAGSVEGSPMHSVYMNQPAPGNTGPYAPMPVAGADPNMVNAYVYQAGAGSGQAAPQGQVVPTTNPAYSSYQPTPTQGYQNAASQSQSIPAISQAPQSGTMGYMGSQSVSMGYQPYNMQGLMSTLPGQEPALSSLPPQQTYLSGQQPVYQQMPPPAGPPQQQQPQQAPSQVQQAQGSGEAQLISFD, translated from the exons ATGGGCAGAGGCGGCGGCACCTTCGAGCGGCTCCTAG ATAAAGCTACCAGTCAGCTTCTGCTGGAGACAGACTGGGAATCCATTCTACAGATTTGTGATATGATTCGTCAGGGAGACACTCA aGCTAAATATGCAGTTGGTGCTATCAAGAAGAAAGTCAATGACAAGAACCCCCATGTGGCTCTCTACGCACTAGAG GTCATGGAGTCTGTGGTCAAGAATTGTGGCCAGACAGTCCATGATGAGGTGGCCAATAAACAGACTATGGAGGAGCTGAAAGAGCTGTTCAAG AGACAAGTGGAAGTGAACGTTCGCAATAAGATCCTGTACCTGATCCAGGCCTGGGCTCACGCCTTCCGCAACGAGCCCAAGTACAAGGTGGTGCAGGACACCTACCAGATCATGAAGGTGGAAG GTCATGTGTTCCCAGAATTCAAGGAGAGTGATGCCATGTTTGCTGCAGAAAGG GCCCCTGACTGGGTGGATGCTGAAGAGTGTCACCGATGTCGAGTGCAGTTTGGGGTCGTGACCCGCAAG CATCACTGCCGGGCTTGTGGGCAGATCTTCTGTGGAAAGTGCTCTTCCAAGTACTCCACCATCCCTAAGTTTGGCATTGAGAAGGAGGTGCGGGTGTGTGAGCCCTGCTACGAGCACCTCAACAA GAAAGCTGACGGCAAAACGGCTGCCACCACTGAGCTGCCACCTGAGTACCTGACCAGCCCCCTTTCTCAGCAGTCCCAG CTGCCCCCAAAGCGTGACGAGACAgccctgcaggaggaggaggagctccagCTGGCCATCGCCCTCTCACAATCAGAGGCTGAGGAGAAGGAGAGGATG AGACAGAAAACGACCTACTCTGTGTACCCAAAGGCTGAGCCCACACCTGTCACCTCAACCGCACCCCCTGTCAGCACCCTCTACTCCTCCCCTGTG aacTCCTCTGCTCCGCTGGCTGAGGACATCGACCCCGAG CTGGCTCGATACCTGAACCGTAACTACTGGGAGAAGAAGCAGGAGGAGGTTCGTAAGAGCCCCACCCCATCTGCTCCACTatccctctcagagccagccaCCCAGCCTGGGGAAGCTCATCCCATCCCGCTCGGTGTCGTGGAG CAGCAGTACCAGAATGGGGAGTCCGAGGAGAACCACGAGCAGTTCCTGAAGGCTCTGCAGAATGCTGTCACCACCTTCGTCAACCGTATGAAGAGCAACCACATGCGGGGCCGCAGCATCACCAATGACTCAGCTGTGCTCTCCCTCTTCCAGTCCATCAACAGCATgcatccccagctgctggagctgctCAACCAGCTGGATGAGCGCAGGT TGTACTATGAGGGCCTGCAGGACAAGCTGGCACAGACCCGGGATGCCCGCGGGGCCCTGAATGCTTTGCGGGACGAGCACCGCGAGAAGCTGCGCCGGGCGGCCGAGGAGGCTGAGCGGCAGCGCCAAATCCAGCTGGCGCAGAAGTTGGAGATCATGAGACAGAAAAAGCAG GAGTACCTGGAGATGCAGCGACAATTGGCCATCCAGCGGCTGcaggagcaggaaaaggagaggcagATGCGCCTGGAGCAGCAAAAGCAGACCATCCAGATGAGAGCCCAGATGCCAGCTTTCTCTCTGCCCTATGCCCAG CTCCAGGCCatgccagcagcaggaggggtGATCTATCAGCCATCTGGTCCCACCAGCTTCCCAGGCACCTTCAGCCCCGCAGGCTCTGTGGAGGGCTCTCCCATGCACAGCGTGTACATGAACCAGCCAGCTCCAGGCAACACTGGCCCCTACGCACCAATGCCTGTTGCAGGGGCAG ATCCCAACATGGTGAACGCCTACGTGTACCAGGCAGGCGCAGGAAGCGGGCAGGCAGCGCCGCAAGGGCAGGTGGTTCCCACCACCAACCCAGCCTACTCCTCGTATCAGCCGACTCCGACGCAGGGCTACCAG AACGCTGCGTCCCAGTCGCAGAGCATCCCTGCCATCTCGCAggccccacagtctggcaccatGGGCTACATGGGGAGCCAGTCTGTCTCCATGGGGTACCAGCCCTACAACATGCAG gGCCTCATGTCGACCCTTCCTGGGCAGGAGCCGGCTCTGAGCAGCCTGCCACCCCAGCAGACTTACCTCTCGGGACAGCAGCCCGTGTATCAGCAG ATGCCACCCCCAGCAggccccccccagcagcagcagcctcagcaggCCCCATCGCAGGTACAGCAGGCCCAGGGCAGTGGCGAGGCCCAGCTCATCTCGTTCGACTGA
- the HGS gene encoding hepatocyte growth factor-regulated tyrosine kinase substrate isoform X3: protein MGRGGGTFERLLDKATSQLLLETDWESILQICDMIRQGDTQAKYAVGAIKKKVNDKNPHVALYALEVMESVVKNCGQTVHDEVANKQTMEELKELFKRQVEVNVRNKILYLIQAWAHAFRNEPKYKVVQDTYQIMKVEGHVFPEFKESDAMFAAERAPDWVDAEECHRCRVQFGVVTRKHHCRACGQIFCGKCSSKYSTIPKFGIEKEVRVCEPCYEHLNKKADGKTAATTELPPEYLTSPLSQQSQLPPKRDETALQEEEELQLAIALSQSEAEEKERMRQKTTYSVYPKAEPTPVTSTAPPVSTLYSSPVNSSAPLAEDIDPELARYLNRNYWEKKQEEVRKSPTPSAPLSLSEPATQPGEAHPIPLGVVEQYQNGESEENHEQFLKALQNAVTTFVNRMKSNHMRGRSITNDSAVLSLFQSINSMHPQLLELLNQLDERRLYYEGLQDKLAQTRDARGALNALRDEHREKLRRAAEEAERQRQIQLAQKLEIMRQKKQEYLEMQRQLAIQRLQEQEKERQMRLEQQKQTIQMRAQMPAFSLPYAQLQAMPAAGGVIYQPSGPTSFPGTFSPAGSVEGSPMHSVYMNQPAPGNTGPYAPMPVAGADPNMVNAYVYQAGAGSGQAAPQGQVVPTTNPAYSSYQPTPTQGYQNAASQSQSIPAISQAPQSGTMGYMGSQSVSMGYQPYNMQGLMSTLPGQEPALSSLPPQQTYLSGQQPVYQQMPPPAGPPQQQQPQQAPSQVQQAQGSGEAQLISFD from the exons ATGGGCAGAGGCGGCGGCACCTTCGAGCGGCTCCTAG ATAAAGCTACCAGTCAGCTTCTGCTGGAGACAGACTGGGAATCCATTCTACAGATTTGTGATATGATTCGTCAGGGAGACACTCA aGCTAAATATGCAGTTGGTGCTATCAAGAAGAAAGTCAATGACAAGAACCCCCATGTGGCTCTCTACGCACTAGAG GTCATGGAGTCTGTGGTCAAGAATTGTGGCCAGACAGTCCATGATGAGGTGGCCAATAAACAGACTATGGAGGAGCTGAAAGAGCTGTTCAAG AGACAAGTGGAAGTGAACGTTCGCAATAAGATCCTGTACCTGATCCAGGCCTGGGCTCACGCCTTCCGCAACGAGCCCAAGTACAAGGTGGTGCAGGACACCTACCAGATCATGAAGGTGGAAG GTCATGTGTTCCCAGAATTCAAGGAGAGTGATGCCATGTTTGCTGCAGAAAGG GCCCCTGACTGGGTGGATGCTGAAGAGTGTCACCGATGTCGAGTGCAGTTTGGGGTCGTGACCCGCAAG CATCACTGCCGGGCTTGTGGGCAGATCTTCTGTGGAAAGTGCTCTTCCAAGTACTCCACCATCCCTAAGTTTGGCATTGAGAAGGAGGTGCGGGTGTGTGAGCCCTGCTACGAGCACCTCAACAA GAAAGCTGACGGCAAAACGGCTGCCACCACTGAGCTGCCACCTGAGTACCTGACCAGCCCCCTTTCTCAGCAGTCCCAG CTGCCCCCAAAGCGTGACGAGACAgccctgcaggaggaggaggagctccagCTGGCCATCGCCCTCTCACAATCAGAGGCTGAGGAGAAGGAGAGGATG AGACAGAAAACGACCTACTCTGTGTACCCAAAGGCTGAGCCCACACCTGTCACCTCAACCGCACCCCCTGTCAGCACCCTCTACTCCTCCCCTGTG aacTCCTCTGCTCCGCTGGCTGAGGACATCGACCCCGAG CTGGCTCGATACCTGAACCGTAACTACTGGGAGAAGAAGCAGGAGGAGGTTCGTAAGAGCCCCACCCCATCTGCTCCACTatccctctcagagccagccaCCCAGCCTGGGGAAGCTCATCCCATCCCGCTCGGTGTCGTGGAG CAGTACCAGAATGGGGAGTCCGAGGAGAACCACGAGCAGTTCCTGAAGGCTCTGCAGAATGCTGTCACCACCTTCGTCAACCGTATGAAGAGCAACCACATGCGGGGCCGCAGCATCACCAATGACTCAGCTGTGCTCTCCCTCTTCCAGTCCATCAACAGCATgcatccccagctgctggagctgctCAACCAGCTGGATGAGCGCAGGT TGTACTATGAGGGCCTGCAGGACAAGCTGGCACAGACCCGGGATGCCCGCGGGGCCCTGAATGCTTTGCGGGACGAGCACCGCGAGAAGCTGCGCCGGGCGGCCGAGGAGGCTGAGCGGCAGCGCCAAATCCAGCTGGCGCAGAAGTTGGAGATCATGAGACAGAAAAAGCAG GAGTACCTGGAGATGCAGCGACAATTGGCCATCCAGCGGCTGcaggagcaggaaaaggagaggcagATGCGCCTGGAGCAGCAAAAGCAGACCATCCAGATGAGAGCCCAGATGCCAGCTTTCTCTCTGCCCTATGCCCAG CTCCAGGCCatgccagcagcaggaggggtGATCTATCAGCCATCTGGTCCCACCAGCTTCCCAGGCACCTTCAGCCCCGCAGGCTCTGTGGAGGGCTCTCCCATGCACAGCGTGTACATGAACCAGCCAGCTCCAGGCAACACTGGCCCCTACGCACCAATGCCTGTTGCAGGGGCAG ATCCCAACATGGTGAACGCCTACGTGTACCAGGCAGGCGCAGGAAGCGGGCAGGCAGCGCCGCAAGGGCAGGTGGTTCCCACCACCAACCCAGCCTACTCCTCGTATCAGCCGACTCCGACGCAGGGCTACCAG AACGCTGCGTCCCAGTCGCAGAGCATCCCTGCCATCTCGCAggccccacagtctggcaccatGGGCTACATGGGGAGCCAGTCTGTCTCCATGGGGTACCAGCCCTACAACATGCAG gGCCTCATGTCGACCCTTCCTGGGCAGGAGCCGGCTCTGAGCAGCCTGCCACCCCAGCAGACTTACCTCTCGGGACAGCAGCCCGTGTATCAGCAG ATGCCACCCCCAGCAggccccccccagcagcagcagcctcagcaggCCCCATCGCAGGTACAGCAGGCCCAGGGCAGTGGCGAGGCCCAGCTCATCTCGTTCGACTGA